Below is a window of Lodderomyces elongisporus chromosome 3, complete sequence DNA.
AGATATCGAATCTTCTTTGATAGTGGACTGGAATACCTTCTCTAGCTTTTGGCAACAAGCTCTCATCCAACTCGGCATACAAAATCTCCTCGCCCTCACCAGCCTCGGCTATGATATTACCCAAGGGGTCCACAACTAAGGAGTGACCATAAGCTTGGTAGCCACCACCTTCAACGTCTCTCGCAGGTGAGcataaaacaacaaaagtttCGTTATCCACTGCTCTTGCGCGTGCCAAGAGGTGCCAATGTAAGGGACCTGTAGTTGTGTTGAATGCACCTGGATAAAACATGGCAAAGGCATTATTTGGACTACGTGACGCAATTGAGGCCAATTCAGGGAACCTGATATCGTAACATATTCCCAAACCAACATTACCATACTCACCCAATTTGAAGACGGTGGCTTTATCGCCACCAGTCAACGTAAGAGATTCTTGAAAAGTAATACCGTTGGGGATGTCAATATCAAACAAATGGGCCTTGCGGTGTTTTGCAATTATTTTCCCCTCGGGGTTGAATGTTAATGAAGTGTTGTAGATTTTACGATCTGGTGATAATTCAGGTATAGATCCACCAATAATGAAAACACCATGTTTCTTTGCAAGTGAAGACAAAAGTTCGGTTGTCTCACCCTTTGGAATCGATTCGGCATAATTGGCAAATTGATCTACCGCGTACGGTGAATTGAAACACTCCGGTAACATAACTAGATCAACCTTGGGTGTTCTAGACGTAGCATCTTCAATGAATTTAGTGACTTTGGCGAGATTTGCCAGCTTATCTGCACCGGCTTTGAGTTGAATAAGTGCGATTCgcaatgattttgaaagaGGAGCCTTGAGGACTGGGGCAATTGACATTATGTGCGTTGCTGATTGGAATTGAGTAATAGaaataggaaaaagaaatagggaaatggaaatggaaacgtaaaagaaaagaagaaggaagttTAAAAAAGTGTTTATGAATTGCCGGAAATTAAGATTAGTCAGATATACATTTGTTAc
It encodes the following:
- the NIT3 gene encoding Omega-amidase nit3, yielding MSIAPVLKAPLSKSLRIALIQLKAGADKSANLAKVTKFIEDATSRTPKVDLVMLPECFNSPYAVDQFANYAESIPKGETTELLSSLAKKHGVFIIGGSIPELSPDRKIYNTSLTFNPEGKIIAKHRKAHLFDIDIPNGITFQESLTLTGGDKATVFKLGEYGNVGLGICYDIRFPELASIASRSPNNAFAMFYPGAFNTTTGPLHWHLLARARAVDNETFVVLCSPARDVEGGGYQAYGHSLVVDPLGNIIAEAGEGEEILYAELDESLLPKAREGIPVHYQRRFDIYGDFVGDGTAKVSDI